From uncultured Desulfobacter sp., the proteins below share one genomic window:
- a CDS encoding addiction module antidote protein, whose protein sequence is MKKRIADLPDFDMAQQLKSEEDIAAYITMVIEDGDAAELAHALGVAAKARGMSEVAKATGITREALYKALKPNAKPRFDTINKVCAALGVRLVAQPANTH, encoded by the coding sequence ATGAAAAAACGAATTGCAGACCTGCCGGACTTTGATATGGCACAGCAGCTTAAAAGTGAAGAAGATATTGCTGCTTACATCACTATGGTGATTGAAGATGGAGATGCCGCAGAACTGGCCCACGCTCTGGGGGTTGCTGCCAAAGCCCGCGGTATGAGTGAAGTTGCCAAAGCGACAGGGATAACCCGTGAAGCCTTGTATAAAGCGCTTAAACCAAACGCTAAACCTCGATTTGATACAATTAATAAGGTGTGTGCTGCCCTTGGGGTTCGCCTGGTAGCTCAGCCGGCCAACACTCATTGA
- a CDS encoding type II toxin-antitoxin system RelE/ParE family toxin gives MYIVKTLPEFDKWLDSLKDRITRLRLSRRLDKAQRGNLGDVKPVGEGVFEMREHFGPGWRMYYTKRGDALIVMLGGGDKSSQESDIAKAKQRENTLED, from the coding sequence ATGTACATAGTTAAAACATTACCCGAATTTGATAAATGGCTCGACAGCTTGAAAGACCGTATTACGCGACTTCGCCTAAGCCGCCGTCTTGATAAAGCACAGCGTGGCAACCTAGGTGATGTAAAACCTGTAGGCGAAGGTGTCTTTGAAATGAGGGAACATTTTGGCCCGGGCTGGAGAATGTACTACACCAAGCGGGGAGACGCTTTGATCGTCATGCTTGGAGGGGGAGATAAGAGCAGCCAGGAAAGCGACATCGCTAAGGCTAAACAACGGGAAAACACTTTGGAGGATTGA
- the rfaE1 gene encoding D-glycero-beta-D-manno-heptose-7-phosphate kinase, with translation MINIDKFKELSVLVIGDLMLDEYLWGTVDRISPEAPVPVVAVEKMSHTLGGAGNVINNLSAMGAKVFAMGAVGAGPAGRDVLKKLEALSVDVTGVISEPDRPTTRKTRIIAASQQMLRIDREVRYQISAHTLDKLTQIIAEYMSKMDLVIISDYDKGLVTRELVASIVDIAKKSGVMTLADPKSMDFSKYMGVTVLTPNKKEAAIAAGIQIETPEEMDDAAAKIIAQAGLEKLLITCGKAGMVLYEIGKPAVTIESKARQVFDVSGAGDTVISLLGLGLASGATFKAAAGLANLAAGIVVAKVGTATASIDELKQCVMTNV, from the coding sequence ATGATAAATATCGATAAATTTAAAGAGCTGAGTGTCCTTGTCATCGGGGATTTAATGCTTGATGAGTACCTGTGGGGAACGGTTGACAGAATTTCACCTGAGGCACCTGTTCCTGTGGTGGCCGTGGAAAAAATGAGCCATACACTGGGCGGGGCAGGTAATGTGATAAACAATCTTTCTGCCATGGGGGCAAAGGTCTTTGCTATGGGTGCCGTGGGGGCAGGGCCGGCCGGCCGTGATGTTTTAAAAAAGCTTGAAGCCTTGAGCGTTGATGTCACAGGAGTGATCAGTGAACCTGACCGTCCCACAACACGGAAAACCCGAATCATTGCAGCCAGCCAGCAGATGCTTCGTATTGACAGGGAGGTCCGGTATCAGATCAGTGCCCATACACTTGATAAATTAACCCAAATCATTGCTGAATACATGAGCAAAATGGATCTTGTCATTATTTCAGATTATGATAAGGGTCTGGTAACGCGTGAACTTGTAGCCTCTATTGTCGATATAGCCAAAAAATCAGGTGTCATGACCTTGGCAGATCCCAAATCCATGGATTTTTCAAAATACATGGGAGTGACCGTTTTAACCCCCAATAAAAAAGAAGCTGCAATTGCCGCCGGTATACAGATTGAAACCCCTGAAGAGATGGATGATGCTGCAGCAAAGATCATAGCTCAGGCCGGGCTCGAAAAGCTCCTTATTACCTGCGGAAAGGCCGGTATGGTTCTTTATGAAATCGGAAAGCCTGCTGTTACCATTGAATCAAAAGCAAGGCAGGTCTTTGATGTGTCAGGGGCCGGAGATACGGTTATCTCTCTTTTGGGGCTAGGGCTGGCATCCGGCGCTACGTTTAAAGCGGCTGCCGGATTGGCCAACCTTGCAGCTGGTATTGTGGTCGCCAAAGTGGGTACTGCGACAGCATCAATTGATGAACTAAAACAATGTGTTATGACAAATGTTTGA
- the purM gene encoding phosphoribosylformylglycinamidine cyclo-ligase gives MNDSLTYADSGVDIDKATELVDRIKNIAKSTPRTGVMGDIGGFGGLFSLNLANISNPVLVSSTDGVGTKLKIAFQMDKHDTIGIDLVAMCVNDIIVQGAKPLFFLDYLAMGKLDNAVAEKIISGIAEGCTQAGCALIGGETAEMPGMYQDGEYDLSGFSVGIVDNNKIIDGSYIRPGHKLIGIASSGVHSNGFSLVRKVFFDKCGYDVNTHLEDLDGTLGEELLKPTTIYVSTILSLMRDLPIHGLVHITGGGIDENIIRVIPQACKAIIHNESWQIPPIFSIIQKEGNVPEHDMHRTFNNGIGMVVVVPENAAQEVMDRLSAMNENAYLIGEIQERENDELQTQYV, from the coding sequence ATGAACGACTCTTTGACATATGCGGATTCCGGCGTTGATATTGATAAAGCCACTGAGCTGGTTGACCGGATAAAAAATATTGCTAAATCCACCCCTCGGACCGGTGTCATGGGAGACATTGGGGGGTTTGGGGGACTTTTTTCCTTGAACCTGGCCAATATTTCCAACCCGGTACTGGTTAGCTCCACAGATGGGGTAGGCACCAAGCTGAAAATCGCATTCCAGATGGATAAACATGACACCATTGGTATAGACCTTGTGGCCATGTGCGTCAACGACATTATTGTCCAGGGAGCTAAGCCACTATTTTTTCTTGATTATCTAGCCATGGGCAAACTGGACAATGCTGTAGCTGAAAAAATCATTTCAGGCATTGCCGAGGGCTGCACCCAGGCCGGCTGTGCGCTGATCGGCGGCGAAACGGCTGAAATGCCCGGTATGTACCAAGACGGCGAATATGATTTGTCCGGCTTTTCTGTTGGCATTGTTGACAATAACAAAATCATTGACGGCTCCTACATTAGGCCGGGACACAAACTTATCGGCATTGCCTCTTCAGGTGTCCATTCCAATGGCTTTTCCCTGGTGCGCAAAGTTTTCTTTGATAAATGTGGATATGATGTCAACACCCATCTGGAAGATCTGGACGGCACCCTTGGAGAAGAACTGCTCAAACCCACCACCATCTACGTATCCACCATTTTAAGTCTGATGCGTGATCTGCCGATTCACGGACTAGTTCACATCACGGGCGGCGGCATAGATGAAAACATAATCCGGGTCATCCCCCAGGCATGCAAAGCCATCATCCACAACGAATCATGGCAGATCCCCCCCATATTCAGCATCATCCAAAAGGAAGGGAATGTGCCGGAACATGACATGCACAGAACCTTTAACAACGGCATTGGTATGGTGGTTGTGGTCCCTGAAAACGCCGCCCAGGAAGTCATGGACAGACTAAGTGCCATGAATGAAAATGCTTATCTTATAGGTGAAATTCAGGAAAGGGAAAACGACGAGCTCCAGACCCAGTACGTCTGA
- a CDS encoding homoserine dehydrogenase: protein MKTIHIGLLGFGVVGAGVAKLLKEKKELLESRIGACLNLKTIADLDITTDRGVDLTGTQLTTDAMSVINDPEIDIIVELIGGQTVARDFIVKILENKKHVVTANKALLAGFGNELVRIAEKNQVDLAFEASCGGCMPVIKSLRESLVANDIHAMCGILNGTCNYILSKMTRDGSQFEDALKRAQELGFAEAEPSLDVDGYDTAHKLAILSALAHGMEINLDDIHVEGIRNIGPADIGFASDFGYTIKLLAIGKKHENHVEARVHPTMIPCSNPLSHVDHSMNAIAIDADATGPTMLCGHGAGMMPTASAVLSDITDIARNIIAGIRRRVPTLGYPEDNIKKIPILPMDELSTRYYLRFEAQDHPGVLSTISGILGENDISIKSVHQKGRNTNGQVPIVMLTHLARESRIQAALAQIVQTDCVLGQPVVIRIEDDDTD, encoded by the coding sequence ATGAAAACAATTCATATCGGCTTACTCGGATTCGGCGTGGTCGGGGCAGGTGTGGCAAAATTGCTCAAAGAGAAAAAAGAGCTGCTCGAATCCAGGATTGGCGCCTGTCTGAATCTTAAAACCATTGCTGATCTCGATATTACCACCGACCGGGGTGTTGATCTGACCGGTACCCAATTAACGACTGATGCGATGTCGGTTATCAATGACCCTGAGATCGACATTATTGTGGAACTTATCGGCGGGCAGACTGTAGCCAGGGATTTTATTGTTAAGATTCTTGAAAACAAAAAACATGTGGTGACGGCAAATAAGGCTCTTTTAGCCGGTTTTGGCAACGAATTGGTCCGCATTGCCGAAAAGAATCAGGTTGATTTGGCGTTTGAAGCATCCTGTGGGGGATGTATGCCTGTCATAAAAAGCCTGAGGGAATCTTTGGTTGCCAACGACATTCATGCCATGTGCGGAATCCTTAACGGTACCTGCAATTATATCTTGAGCAAAATGACCCGGGATGGCTCCCAGTTTGAGGATGCCTTAAAACGGGCTCAGGAGTTGGGGTTTGCCGAAGCTGAACCATCCCTGGATGTGGACGGATATGATACGGCACATAAACTTGCCATTTTGAGTGCCCTGGCCCATGGAATGGAAATCAATCTTGATGATATCCATGTGGAAGGCATTCGGAACATCGGTCCGGCAGATATCGGGTTTGCAAGTGACTTTGGTTATACCATTAAATTGCTTGCCATCGGAAAAAAACATGAGAACCATGTTGAAGCAAGGGTACATCCCACCATGATTCCTTGTTCCAATCCTTTGTCTCATGTGGATCATTCCATGAATGCCATTGCCATTGATGCAGACGCTACAGGACCAACCATGCTCTGTGGTCACGGGGCAGGTATGATGCCCACAGCTTCGGCTGTCCTCTCGGATATAACCGACATTGCAAGAAACATTATTGCCGGTATCCGGCGCAGGGTTCCCACTTTGGGGTATCCCGAAGACAATATTAAAAAAATACCTATTTTACCCATGGACGAGTTGTCCACCCGGTATTATCTGCGTTTTGAGGCCCAGGATCATCCAGGGGTTTTGTCTACCATTTCAGGTATTTTAGGTGAAAATGATATCAGTATTAAATCCGTTCATCAAAAAGGACGCAATACAAATGGTCAGGTTCCCATTGTCATGCTAACTCATCTAGCCAGGGAAAGCAGGATTCAGGCGGCCCTTGCCCAAATCGTTCAAACTGACTGTGTGCTGGGACAGCCCGTTGTTATCCGCATTGAAGATGATGACACGGATTAG
- a CDS encoding IS110 family transposase, with protein MKRNMTIGMDLGDQKNVVVAMDETGKEIETKTIRNTEFSLRKFFSRYCDATVAIEAGTHSPWISRLLKEIGCTVYVGNPRKLRIIWDSNDKSDLRDARILAMVCRVEPRLLWPITHRDRQAYADLGIIKARDTLVQNRVRMINHIRSVTKTSGSRISKCSTPSFSKRAPDYIPKELRGPLDPLITTIDHLTQQIKEMDRQINKLCKKYSETEKLLQVPGVGPITALAFVLTIEDPHRFTKSRQVGAFLGLTPKRDQSGKCDKQLRISKAGNTYLRSLLVSCGHYIIGPFGPECDLRAFGLSMVLRGGKNAKKRAAVALARKLAVLLHRLWISDQKYNCFYSDVANTAA; from the coding sequence ATGAAACGTAATATGACTATTGGTATGGATTTGGGAGATCAGAAAAATGTGGTCGTTGCAATGGATGAAACAGGAAAAGAAATTGAAACAAAAACCATTCGCAATACGGAATTTTCTCTCCGAAAATTTTTCTCCCGATATTGCGATGCCACTGTTGCCATTGAAGCTGGGACCCATTCTCCGTGGATTAGTAGGTTGTTAAAAGAAATCGGTTGTACCGTATATGTTGGCAATCCACGAAAATTAAGGATTATCTGGGACAGCAATGATAAATCAGATCTCCGGGATGCAAGAATTCTTGCAATGGTTTGCCGGGTTGAACCCAGATTGCTATGGCCAATAACGCATAGAGACAGACAAGCCTATGCTGATTTAGGGATCATTAAAGCAAGAGACACCCTGGTGCAAAACCGTGTTCGAATGATCAATCATATCCGTAGTGTTACCAAAACAAGTGGCAGCAGAATCTCAAAATGCAGCACACCAAGTTTTTCAAAACGGGCGCCAGATTACATACCAAAAGAATTAAGAGGGCCGCTTGACCCATTAATAACCACGATTGATCACCTGACCCAACAAATTAAAGAAATGGATCGTCAAATCAACAAATTATGCAAAAAGTATTCTGAAACTGAAAAATTACTTCAAGTACCGGGTGTTGGTCCAATCACCGCCTTGGCTTTTGTTTTAACAATAGAAGATCCCCATCGTTTTACAAAAAGTCGCCAAGTAGGGGCTTTCCTGGGATTGACACCTAAACGAGACCAATCTGGGAAATGCGATAAACAACTACGAATAAGCAAGGCGGGTAATACATATTTAAGATCTTTGCTTGTCAGTTGTGGACATTACATCATCGGCCCTTTTGGGCCAGAATGTGATTTGCGCGCATTTGGATTATCAATGGTTTTACGTGGTGGCAAAAATGCAAAGAAGCGTGCCGCGGTAGCTTTGGCCAGAAAACTTGCTGTTCTACTACATAGGTTATGGATAAGTGATCAGAAGTATAATTGCTTTTATAGTGACGTTGCTAACACAGCTGCATAG
- the tsaD gene encoding tRNA (adenosine(37)-N6)-threonylcarbamoyltransferase complex transferase subunit TsaD: MLILGIESSCDETAAAIVEDGVRIRASIVSSQVSTHAIYGGVVPELASRMHIEAIDPVVDQALAQAGVGLDDIDGIAATQGPGLIGALLVGFSYAKALAWARNLPLAGVNHLEAHICSLQLLDHSPGFPFIALVVSGGHTNIYHVKGPGAFSLMGQTRDDAAGEAFDKVAKMMGLSYPGGPAIESLAKKGDPEKIKFPRSMLKKGNFDFSFSGIKSAVARYLHENPDMNEAQSAHVAAGFQMAVIDVLSTKLIAAAKDTNCTDIGIAGGVSANKTLVDILSERAERHKIKVFSPPLSLCGDNAAMIAARGWEMIQNNQICGLADDVYSRVKAVVG, translated from the coding sequence ATGCTCATTCTTGGGATTGAATCCTCCTGCGACGAAACGGCTGCAGCAATCGTGGAAGACGGGGTGCGCATCCGCGCTTCTATTGTCTCCTCCCAGGTGTCCACCCATGCCATATACGGCGGGGTCGTCCCGGAACTTGCATCGCGTATGCACATTGAGGCCATAGACCCGGTGGTAGACCAGGCTCTTGCCCAGGCGGGTGTCGGCCTAGATGATATTGACGGCATTGCCGCCACCCAGGGCCCTGGGCTGATTGGCGCACTTCTGGTGGGTTTTTCTTACGCCAAGGCCTTGGCTTGGGCGCGGAATCTTCCTCTGGCCGGCGTAAATCACCTTGAGGCACATATTTGCTCTCTACAGCTTCTGGATCATTCCCCCGGCTTTCCTTTCATCGCCCTTGTGGTATCAGGCGGACACACCAATATCTATCATGTAAAAGGCCCCGGCGCATTCAGCCTCATGGGCCAGACCCGAGATGATGCGGCAGGAGAAGCCTTTGACAAGGTGGCCAAAATGATGGGGTTAAGCTATCCGGGCGGACCTGCCATTGAATCTCTGGCAAAAAAGGGGGACCCGGAAAAAATCAAGTTTCCCAGAAGCATGCTTAAAAAAGGCAACTTTGACTTCAGTTTCAGTGGGATTAAATCTGCGGTGGCCCGGTATCTGCACGAAAACCCTGATATGAACGAAGCCCAGTCTGCCCATGTGGCAGCTGGATTTCAAATGGCCGTCATCGATGTGCTGTCCACCAAACTGATTGCGGCAGCCAAAGATACAAATTGTACCGATATCGGCATTGCAGGCGGGGTTTCCGCCAATAAGACCCTTGTTGACATCCTTTCTGAAAGGGCCGAACGACATAAAATAAAAGTATTCTCGCCCCCCTTGTCCCTATGCGGAGATAATGCGGCTATGATTGCAGCCAGGGGGTGGGAAATGATCCAAAATAACCAGATATGTGGTCTTGCTGATGACGTGTACTCCCGCGTAAAAGCTGTGGTGGGATAA
- the thrH gene encoding bifunctional phosphoserine phosphatase/homoserine phosphotransferase ThrH, with amino-acid sequence MKILVADLEGVFLPEIWINVAKKTGIEELKLTTRDISDYDVLMTKRLSILEEHNLTLKDIQDVIAGLDPLDGAKQMLDWIRERTQIIILSDTFEEFAGPLMKKLDFPALLCHNLTVDATNRIIGYNLRIDDQKARAVKALQGLNYNVIAFGDSYNDTGMIQAADQGFFFKPPESITEDFPDIPITRSYDELKGMLTKLLAN; translated from the coding sequence ATGAAAATACTTGTTGCAGATCTGGAAGGGGTTTTTTTGCCTGAAATCTGGATCAATGTGGCGAAAAAAACCGGGATTGAGGAACTTAAGCTGACCACCCGGGATATCAGCGATTATGATGTGCTCATGACCAAGCGCCTTTCCATACTTGAAGAGCATAATCTGACACTTAAGGATATCCAGGATGTCATTGCGGGTCTTGATCCCCTCGACGGTGCAAAGCAGATGCTGGATTGGATCCGGGAACGGACCCAGATCATCATTCTGTCCGATACCTTCGAAGAGTTTGCAGGGCCGCTTATGAAGAAATTGGACTTTCCTGCATTGCTTTGCCATAACCTGACCGTAGACGCAACAAACCGGATTATTGGATATAATCTAAGAATTGATGATCAGAAGGCCAGAGCCGTCAAAGCACTTCAGGGGCTGAATTATAATGTCATAGCATTTGGTGATTCTTATAATGATACCGGTATGATCCAGGCGGCAGATCAGGGGTTTTTCTTTAAACCCCCTGAATCCATTACCGAGGATTTTCCTGATATCCCCATTACCCGTTCCTATGATGAGCTTAAAGGCATGCTTACCAAGCTTTTGGCAAACTAA